ATATTTGAACCGTTAACACCGATTACCACACCAGGACGAGCTGTACGGATAATGATGTCAACACGGTTTTTGTAGCGTTCGATTTCAACGCGTGATACATAAGCATCTTTTAAATTCTTGAAAATATAAGCACGGATTTCATGATCTTCGTGTAATAGATTTCCGAATTCTTTTTCAGCGTACCAGCGTGATTCCCAATCACGGATTATACCGACGCGTAAACCGACTGGATTAACTTTTTGTCCCATTGTCTATCCTCCTATACGCGTTCCGAAACCACGATTGTAATGTGGCTTGTACGCTTCATGATTGGCGCTGCAGACCCTTTAGCACGAGGGCGGAAACGCTTCATCGTAACACCTTCATCAGCATAGCATGCAGAGATATATAGTTTCTCTTCATCTAACTGATGGTTATTTGTTGCATTAGCAACTGCTGATTTCAATGTTTTTCCAATAATCTTAGCAGCATTGTTAGGTACATACTTTAAGATTGCAGCAGCGTGATCTACATCTAAGCCGCGGATTTCATCTAGAACTAGACGCGCTTTACGTGAAGTTACACGTTGCGTTTTTGATATTGCTTTAACGTCCATTATCTACGACCTGCCTTCTTATCTTCTGCGTGTCCTGAATACTTACGTGTTGGAACAAATTCACCTAACTTATGTCCAACCATGTCTTCAGTTACGAACACTGGAACGTGTTCTTTACCATTGTGCACCGCAAACGTATGTTCTACGAATTGAGGGAAAATGGTTGAACGACGTGACCATGTTTTAATTACTTCTTTTTTACCTGACGCGTTGAGCTTTTCAACTTTAGCCATCAAATGATGATCGCAAAACGGTCCTTTTTTCAAACTACGAGCCATTTTTTATTTTTCCTTCCTTTCGTTACTTAGCGTTACGACGACGTACAATTAATTTAGTCGAAGCTTTTTTATTCTTACGAGTTTTAACACCAAGAGCTTTTTTGCCCCATGGAGTCATTGGTGCAACACGTCCAATCGGTGTACGTCCTTCACCACCACCGTGAGGGTGATCAACAGGGTTCATTGCAGAACCACGAACTGTTGGGCGGATACCTTTCCAACGATTACGACCAGCTTTACCGATATTTACTAATGAGTGGTCAGCATTCCCAACTTCACCGATTGTTGCACGGCAATGTTCGAATACTTTACGTACTTCACCAGATGTCAGACGAAGTGTTACATATTCGCCTTCTTTACCTAATACTTGAGCAGATGCACCAGCAGAACGTGCCATTTGGCCACCCTTACCTGGTTTTAACTCGATATTGTGGATTACTGTACCTTCAGGAATGTCTTTAAGTTCTAAGCAGTTTCCTACTTTAATATCTGAACCTGCACCTGAATAGATTACATCTCCAACTTTTAGTCCTTTAGGAGCTAGGATATATCGTTTTTCACCATCAGCATAGTTTAATAACATAATGTTTGCTGAACGGTTTGGATCGTATTCCACAGTAGCAACAGTTGCTGGAATTCCATCTTTGTTACGTTTGAAATCGATAATACGATATTTACGTTTGTGTCCGCCTCCCTTATGACGTGTTGTTATACGTCCTAAGTTATTACGA
This DNA window, taken from Erysipelothrix larvae, encodes the following:
- the rpsS gene encoding 30S ribosomal protein S19, encoding MARSLKKGPFCDHHLMAKVEKLNASGKKEVIKTWSRRSTIFPQFVEHTFAVHNGKEHVPVFVTEDMVGHKLGEFVPTRKYSGHAEDKKAGRR
- the rplB gene encoding 50S ribosomal protein L2; this encodes MAIKKYKPMTPGRRGMTTLANEELTASKPERSLLVSLDKTGGRNNLGRITTRHKGGGHKRKYRIIDFKRNKDGIPATVATVEYDPNRSANIMLLNYADGEKRYILAPKGLKVGDVIYSGAGSDIKVGNCLELKDIPEGTVIHNIELKPGKGGQMARSAGASAQVLGKEGEYVTLRLTSGEVRKVFEHCRATIGEVGNADHSLVNIGKAGRNRWKGIRPTVRGSAMNPVDHPHGGGEGRTPIGRVAPMTPWGKKALGVKTRKNKKASTKLIVRRRNAK
- the rplV gene encoding 50S ribosomal protein L22; the encoded protein is MDVKAISKTQRVTSRKARLVLDEIRGLDVDHAAAILKYVPNNAAKIIGKTLKSAVANATNNHQLDEEKLYISACYADEGVTMKRFRPRAKGSAAPIMKRTSHITIVVSERV